The Mangrovivirga cuniculi genomic sequence AAGCCTGTTTATCGATTTGATATTTATTTTCAACACCATACTGAACATAAAACTTATTAATAGTCGAGGTTCTCGGCTTCCGGTTCTTATGTTTTACACGAAACCACAATGTTTCTTCTGATAAAATTTCATCTCCTTTTCGGATAAAGACAACCGATTGAAAATCTGTAAGGGAATCAAGTCTGTTTACTGTAGAATAATCAGGAGCTATAAACAAGGTATCATTCTGGATATAAGAAAATTTTCTGGCTGTTCCCCGTAAACCTATCTCGACAGAATCAGAAGATACCGAAGCATTTACGGGTAAAATAAGAGTATCTCCTTCTTCAATAGTATAGGTACTTTGAGGAAAAGATAACAAATTTTCATTCGTATTTTGTGCAAATACTACAAGTGTTTGAAAAACAAACCATGCTATTAAAAAGACTTTCTTTCCAAAAAAATTATTCATACTTTTAAAAATCCAAATACGCTTATTCTAAAATTAAGAACGTTAAAGATAAATGTAATACCACTATTTATGTACGCAATCATAAATATTATCTTACATTTGAAGGATAATATTGAAGGGTTTTTTCCTTTCATAGTTTTTTTTTACTAATTATGCGTAATAAACAGGCAATTAAACAGTTTTACTTATTGAAGATTAATCTCTTTCATTAAAACTGTAAAAATGTTGCATTTATCTACCATTGATTACATAAGCGTTAACGGTAATCTTTGAATAGATATTTAAATATTAATATATTAGCATTCATTTTTTTCAAAATAGCATAGCACAATGAAAAAACTTTCAAGAACTGCAAAACGCTTATCACTTTTTTTATGTGTAGCAGCAGTGATGGGTTCCTGTAAAATGAAGACGCAGCCAAATGCGCAAAACCCGGGACCTGTCAGTACAACAACCGGCTTAGAATATAATGCTGATGAAGGCTTTCAGGTCAGCGAATACCGCGACCAGCCTGTGGGACCAAACCTTGTATTTATCGAGGGAGGAAGAACGGTACTCGGATCTTTCGAAGAAGATATCATGAACAGTCGTGATAACGTCGAAAGAACTGTTACAGTAGCCAGTTTCTATATGGATGAAACTGAGGTAGCCAACATTCACTGGTTAGAATATCTTCATGCCATTAAAAAAGACTCAACTCCTGAGTTTTATCAATCAGCTCTTCCAGACACTACTGTTTGGAGAAAAGAACTGGCATTCAATGATAGTTACGTAGATCATTATCTAAGATATCCTGGTTTCAGATATTATCCTGTTGTAGGAGTTAGCTGGATTCAGGCAACAGATTTCTGTAAATGGAGAACTGCAGTAGTTAACCAAAGATTAAGCGAAGAATCTGGAATTGAAGTAGATGCTAGTTCAGGAGGCAGAATTCCTCTGGAAAGTGGTGTTGTTGTTCCGGATTACAGACTACCAACAGAAGCTGAGTGGGAATATGCAGCTTATGCATTGATCGGTACTCAGTGGTTAGACGAAATTCAAACACACTCAAGAATTTATCCTTGGGATGGTCATGCATTAAGAAATCCATACGGAAAAGAAATGGGTTACTTCCTTGCTAACTTCAGAAGAGGTCGAGGTGACTACGCTGGTATTGCCGGTAAGTTAAATGACGGTGCAATGATCACAGCTTATGTATATGATAACCCACCAAATGATTACGGTCTATATAATATGGCAGGTAATGTAAACGAATGGGTACAGGATGTTTACCGCCCACTATCATTCGAAGATGTTGATGACCTTAACCCATTCCGAAGAGGAGGTTTCCTTGATGAGGAAGATGGTTACGATACTGAAAACTTTAACTCTCTAATCAGTAACAGAACTAGAGTTTACAAAGGAGGTTCATGGAAAGATGTTGCATACTGGATGTCTCCAGGTACCAGAAGGTACTTAGAAGAAGATTCAGCGACATCTACTGTTGGATTCCGTTGTGCTATGATTAGAGCAGGATCTAATTACTAGTAAATAAAATTTTGAAAAAGAAAACCCTGGCTAATTAGTCAGGGTTTTTTTATTTGGTGATAGCCAGAGAGATCACACCGATCTGAAGTTCTTTACTAATGTGATCCGGAATACATTCATATATCGCCTCCAGGGTAGCACCGGTAGTTACTACATCATCTACTAATATAATCTTTTTCGGTACGTCTTTATGATCTTTGAAAATATAGGTTTCCGAAGTGTTTATCCATCGGTCCCACCGCGATTTACTTGTTTGGCTTTCCATATTAAAAGCTCTGTATATTAAATCGTTCCTTAACTCACAACCAATAGCCCTGGACAACCCCTTAGCAAATTCTTCGCTTTGATTAAATCCTCTCATAGATTTTTTCTTTGCATGAATCGGAACCGGAATTAAAGTGTAATCTTCAAGTTTTGTGTTGTTTTCTATTAATAACTCTCCATACCTGATTCCCAGGTCAAAAATTAACTTTTTATTTCCCTTATATTTGATTTCATCTAAAAGAATACTGGTTTGATTTCCTTTCCGGTAAAATAAATAAGCCAATGCAAATGCAACCGGAAACCGAATACTCAACCGATATCTTAATTCATTCTGAAAGAAATGGTGAAAATCTGTAACCGGAAGGGAAGAAAGACAGTTAAAACATAGTCCCTGATTTTCCTTTTTTAATAATAGATTGCCACACGAATGGCAATATTCAGGAAAAAATAATGAAATAAAATCGGAAAGCATTGAATAATGTTTTGGTTGTGTTTTCAATTTCGGTTTCAAAATTTAGCTTTGCATTCTTATAAATAAAAATATATGAGTAATTCAGTTACAGAATTTAATGAGTACCGCGCAAAAATGAACGATGAGATTCTGGGCGCTAATAATAAAATATTAAAAAGAATCTTTAATCTGGACACAAATGCTTTTCAGGAAGGGGCTCTAGATAAAAGAACAAAGGAAATCGTAGGCTTGGCTTGTAGTATGGTATTAAGGTGTGATGATTGTGTTAAGTATCATTTGACAAAATGCCATGAGCTAAATCTAAGTGATGATCAGGTTTACGAGATTTTCTCTGTAGCAAATTTAATTGGAGGAACTATAGTCATTCCTCATTTACGCAGAGCCGTTGAGTTCTGGAATGAATTAAAACAAAGTGAAACAAATGATCTATAAAAAAGATCTTGACCTTGAAAGGTCCTGGCAATCTTTACTTAATAAGCTGGAGGATTCGGTAGGCAAAAAACCTGCTGATCTTAATAGCGTATTATTTTTAATTGGTGTCCAGGAATTAGGTTATGGCCCAAAAAGATTTTCGAAAGAACAAAAACAAGATTTAATGCATATTGCTATTTGCAAAGTATTGAGTCTTTCCGGATATTATGAACTTGAAGGAATTGATGAAGATGGATGGCCTCACTGGAAACCTGTAAAGAAATTACCACATTTTGACTTGCTTGATCAGGAAAAACTGTTAAAACTTAATATTATCGATTATTTTAATACTGAAATGGATTTTAATATTGAGTAGGTATTAAACGGAAGCCCCTCTTTCTCCGTTTAAAATATATTGCTTAGTTTAAGTTTTCAATTAAAAAAATAATATAGATAGTATATCCAAAAATATCGCCAAGTATAAGAAACGATTTTATACGCGCAAGCTGATAAAGAATAGCATTATTGGTTTGACTTCTTTTTTGGGAATATACCTTATCGTTTCAGCCCTGGAATATTTTTCCTATTTCTCAGGGTCAGTGAGGTTTATTTTATTTTTAATTCTGTCAATTACATTTATTTCATTAGTAATCGCAGGCTTGATTATACCCTTTATTCGGCTTTTACGATCTGATAAATTACTTACTGATGAGAGTGCTGCAATATTTATAGGAAAACATTTTCCAGAAATAAATGACAGGTTAATAAATACATTGCAGTTACGATCTATCTCTTTAGGCGATCAATCATTAATTCAAGCTGAAATTTCCAAAAGGATAAATGAACTGGATAAATTTGATTTTTCAGATGCGGTAAATTTTAGCAAATTAAAAAAATATCTCAAATACGCTGCTCCTCCTATTGGATTAGTTTTAATCCTTTTATTTTTCTATCCTTCCTTTATAACTCAAAGCACAGAACGACTGATTAATTTTGATAAACACTATGTAAAACCAGCTCCGTTTAATTTTGATCTTCTATCAAATACACTTACATATAAAAGAGGCGATAAAGCGATAATTTCAGTGAGTTTAAAAGGCGAGAAGATTCCTGAAAATTGTTATTTAGTTACACCGACCAGAACATATTCACTAAACAAATCAGAAGATAATACTTACTCTTTAATCATAGAACAAATTCAAAGAGGTTTTGAATTTTACTTTGAGGCAGCAGGGTATCAATCTGTAACATATAATTTAAAAGTTGTCGACAAGCCAATGATAACTTCTTTAAATATTCAGGCAGATTATCCCGCATATACAGGACTTAAAGATGAGAGCTTTAGTAACACAAATAATATTATAGTTCCTGAAGGAACCAAGCTTTTATTCAATTGGCAAACACAATTTGCTGACCAGGCAGTCATTTCAGATGACACCAACAGAATAATTAAAAATATTAGTCAAAATATAAGTAAATTAACTTATAATAAAAGCGCTATTTTCCCTCAGAATTTATCACTTTCACTCATAGGTAAGGATGGCCAAAAAGAAATAGCTTCAAATATTGAACTTTCAGTCATAAAAGATAAATATCCGGCCATCGAATATCAAACCCAACTTGACAGTGTACTTTATTCCTATGTTATTATAGGAGGGAAGGTTACAGATGATTATGGATTAACAAGATTAAAGTTATTTTTCAGAAATAATCCTGAAAAAAAATTCCGTAGCATTAACATTTCAATACCCAAGCAAAACAGCGCGGGTTTTTATTATCAATGGAATATTGATTCCTTATTAAATAATTCTGATTACGGGGTAGAATATTATCTTACTATTTGGGATAATGATGCGGTTAACGGACATAAAGCGACCAGTACCTCAAAGCGAAACCTAAACCTTCCAAGCACAAAGGAAATTAAAGAGGAACTTGCTCAAAGAAAGGCTGAAACAGAATCAGGTATTCAAAAACAAATTGAACAAGCACAAGAATTAAACAAACAACTTGATGATGTCAATCAAAAGCTTAAAACGAAGAAAGAATTAGAATATAATGATAAGCAGGAATTGAAAGAGGTTCTTGAAAAGCAGGAAGAGCTTAGAAAAGAGCTTCAAAAGATGAAAGAATCTTATAATGAATTAAATGAGCAGCAAAAAAGGTTTAATAAATTAGATGAAAACCTAAAAAACAAGAGTGAGAAGTTACAAAAGTTAATGGATGACCTTTTAGATGAGGAGACTAAAAGGTTATATGAGGAGCTTCAAAAAATGCTTGAAGATCAATCAAATTTAAATGAGATTCAGGAACAATTAGAGAATATCCAATTCAATGAAAAGGAATTAGAACAAAACCTTGACAGAGCATTAGAACTTTTTAAGCAACTTCAATTTGATCTTAAGCTTAAGGAAAATATTGATCAGTTAGATGAATTACAAAAGGAGCAGCAGGAACTTTCTGAGCAAAACGAAGGAAATCAGGAGCTTAACAAGCAAGAAAAGATTAAAGAAGAATTTGAAGATTTAAAAAACTCCATGGATGAGCTGGAGGAAATCAATAATGAATTATCAAATCCGAAAAATCTTGAAAACACAGAACAGGAACAGGAGAATATTGATGAAAATTTAGAAAAAAGCATAGAAGAACTCCAGAAAAATAGTAATCCTTCAAAAATTAATGACCAACAGAAAAAGACAAATGAAGAGATGAAAAAGATGCAACAGTCTCTTTCTGGCATGCAACAAAGCATGGAAATGGAATCTATGAATGAAAATCTGGATGACTT encodes the following:
- the gldJ gene encoding gliding motility lipoprotein GldJ, producing the protein MKKLSRTAKRLSLFLCVAAVMGSCKMKTQPNAQNPGPVSTTTGLEYNADEGFQVSEYRDQPVGPNLVFIEGGRTVLGSFEEDIMNSRDNVERTVTVASFYMDETEVANIHWLEYLHAIKKDSTPEFYQSALPDTTVWRKELAFNDSYVDHYLRYPGFRYYPVVGVSWIQATDFCKWRTAVVNQRLSEESGIEVDASSGGRIPLESGVVVPDYRLPTEAEWEYAAYALIGTQWLDEIQTHSRIYPWDGHALRNPYGKEMGYFLANFRRGRGDYAGIAGKLNDGAMITAYVYDNPPNDYGLYNMAGNVNEWVQDVYRPLSFEDVDDLNPFRRGGFLDEEDGYDTENFNSLISNRTRVYKGGSWKDVAYWMSPGTRRYLEEDSATSTVGFRCAMIRAGSNY
- a CDS encoding ComF family protein, producing MLSDFISLFFPEYCHSCGNLLLKKENQGLCFNCLSSLPVTDFHHFFQNELRYRLSIRFPVAFALAYLFYRKGNQTSILLDEIKYKGNKKLIFDLGIRYGELLIENNTKLEDYTLIPVPIHAKKKSMRGFNQSEEFAKGLSRAIGCELRNDLIYRAFNMESQTSKSRWDRWINTSETYIFKDHKDVPKKIILVDDVVTTGATLEAIYECIPDHISKELQIGVISLAITK
- a CDS encoding carboxymuconolactone decarboxylase family protein, translated to MSNSVTEFNEYRAKMNDEILGANNKILKRIFNLDTNAFQEGALDKRTKEIVGLACSMVLRCDDCVKYHLTKCHELNLSDDQVYEIFSVANLIGGTIVIPHLRRAVEFWNELKQSETNDL
- a CDS encoding DUF4175 family protein, which codes for MGIYLIVSALEYFSYFSGSVRFILFLILSITFISLVIAGLIIPFIRLLRSDKLLTDESAAIFIGKHFPEINDRLINTLQLRSISLGDQSLIQAEISKRINELDKFDFSDAVNFSKLKKYLKYAAPPIGLVLILLFFYPSFITQSTERLINFDKHYVKPAPFNFDLLSNTLTYKRGDKAIISVSLKGEKIPENCYLVTPTRTYSLNKSEDNTYSLIIEQIQRGFEFYFEAAGYQSVTYNLKVVDKPMITSLNIQADYPAYTGLKDESFSNTNNIIVPEGTKLLFNWQTQFADQAVISDDTNRIIKNISQNISKLTYNKSAIFPQNLSLSLIGKDGQKEIASNIELSVIKDKYPAIEYQTQLDSVLYSYVIIGGKVTDDYGLTRLKLFFRNNPEKKFRSINISIPKQNSAGFYYQWNIDSLLNNSDYGVEYYLTIWDNDAVNGHKATSTSKRNLNLPSTKEIKEELAQRKAETESGIQKQIEQAQELNKQLDDVNQKLKTKKELEYNDKQELKEVLEKQEELRKELQKMKESYNELNEQQKRFNKLDENLKNKSEKLQKLMDDLLDEETKRLYEELQKMLEDQSNLNEIQEQLENIQFNEKELEQNLDRALELFKQLQFDLKLKENIDQLDELQKEQQELSEQNEGNQELNKQEKIKEEFEDLKNSMDELEEINNELSNPKNLENTEQEQENIDENLEKSIEELQKNSNPSKINDQQKKTNEEMKKMQQSLSGMQQSMEMESMNENLDDLRFLLENLIKISKDQEELFQSLSKLDNSDPRYKSLSNKQLEIKNDSKIIEDSLRSLASRVFVIEATVTRELASMNKQIDEAVTLLKEKKVKEAVADQQFAMMHMNNLALLLDDVMQQMQQAMANAMGMPNNKDGKQQGMPGLKQLQQQLSDKIEQLKKSGKTGRQLSEELARYAAEQERIRRMMEEMKEELNNEDGGSGIGGDIIKKMEENEEDLVNKNITEKTIERQKEIMTRMLEFEKAMKEREMDDERKGETAKEDYQKIPPSFKKYIREMEKEIELLKTVPLNLNPYYKREVNKYINKIQKTTN